In the genome of Achromobacter sp. MFA1 R4, the window CTGACCGCCCGCGAACGCCAGATCGTGGAGTACGTGGCGGCGGGCCGCGCCAACAAGGTCATCGCCATCGACCTGGGCATTTCCCTGCGCACGGTAGAGGCCCATCGGGCCCGCATCTTCGCCAAGCTCGACGCCCGCAACGCCATGCAGCTTGCCTGCCGCCTGTGCGCGCATGCCCGATCGGGCGCCTCGCCGGTGCCGGGGGCGCAACGCGCAGCCCACCACCCGCTGCCGCCGCCGGACCGACCGGCCCTGGATACCCGGGTCCTGCACGAGCCCGTCCGCGCCTACGACCCCTGTCCGCCTGCGCCGCCCGGTTCGCTTGCACCGCCCGGTTCGCCTGCGCCGTCCGGCCCGCAACGCGCAGGCGCGCATCCGCCCGAATCGAGCCCGAAATGAATCCGGGCCTGGCGAACATGGCGTCCGTCAGGCCCGGGCTATCTTGTGCCGGCAATGCGGCGGTCAGTTGTCGCGACGAGGCATCAAGGGCACTTGGGTGCCGGGGCGCTGGCCAATTCGTCGATCGGGTCCAGATCCGGCTGGCGGGTCAGGTTGTAGTTCAGGTTGGGAGTCTGGCCGCCGATGGATCGCACGCGCAGCACATTGTTGGCCGCGACCAAGAATTCCACGCGGACGTTGCCCTGGCCGTCCATCAGGATGACGCGGGGCGGGCGTTCGTCGGTGGCGTCCCAGCAGCCCTGCTCGGATACCGGCGGCCCCTTCTTGGGGTCGTTGTCCAGGTAGGCCGTGCGGCCGCGCCAACGGCCGTTGGGCGCCAGGGTCAGCGTCACGCGCTGCGCCGTGCACTGCATGGCCGGCGAAAAACACGGCAGGGTGCCCATATAGGTCTGGGGCTGCGGCACCAGGCTGTGCGTGATGCCGCTTTGCGCCGGGGCGGGGGCCGCGGCCGCCGGGGCCGATGCGCCGCCGGAGCCGCCCGCGCCGCTGTCGGCGCCTTCGGGCATGGCCTGGCCGTCTTCGGTGGTCTGGCCGGCCGGGACGGCCTGCTGATTCTGGTTCTGTTGACGGCGCGCGTCGGGCTTGAGCTCGATCTGCACCTGCGACGGGGCGCGGATGACGCTGCGGTAACCCGCGCCGGAGCCCTGATACTGCGCATCGGTGACGGTGCTTTCGGGGGGCAGGTCGTAATAGCCTTCGGCTTTCTGCTTGGCGCAGCCCGATACGCCTACCACGGTGCCCGCTATCAGCAGCCCCATGACGCTGAGTTTGCGGGAGCGGGAAACGATGTCGACGCGCGCGGCCATGGCAGCTTATCCGTGAATTGAGTCTGTCTCCGATTTTACGCACTTATGCGAAGATTCGATACGTTCCCCTAAGCCGTTCCAGGATATCGCCGGCGCTTATGCACAAATTACGACATGGCCGCGGGCGGCCACTCATCCCTTGCGCCATCGCCGGCAAGGCGGATGGGCAGGCGCTTGCAAACCTGAAACCGGCGTGACCGCGATGTGGCAAGTCTTCGACATGCCTTTGGGCGTTTTCATCGGCCTGGCCGCGCTGGCCGGCCTGTTCGTCGGCAACTGGCTGACGGTGCTGACCCATCGGCTGCCGCGCATGATGGAACGCGAATGGCAGGCGCAGTGCCTGGATGCCATGGGCAAGCCGCGGCCCGCGGACCGCTATGGCCTGCTGTCGCCGGCCTCGCATTGTCCTGCCTGCAAGGCGCCGGTCACCGGCGTGGGACGGCTCCCCGTGCTGGGCTGGCTGCTGCTGCGCGGGCGGTGCGCTGCCTGCCACGCGGCCATCGGGTGGCGCTATCCCGCCATCGAACTCCTGAGCTGCGCGCTGTTCGCGGCCTGCGCGGTGCGCTTTGGCGCGACGCCGATCGCCCTGGCGGCCATGGGCCTGTCGGCGGCCTTGGTGGCGCTGGCCTGGATCGACCTGGAATCGACGCTGCTGCCCGACGTCCTGACCCAGCCGCTGCTGTGGGCGGGCCTGCTGGTCAATCTGTTCGGGGCGTTCACCAGCCTGCAGACCGCGGTGATCGGCGCGGTGGCCGGCTATCTGTTCCTGTGGGTTATCTTTCATGTGTTCCGTCTGCTGACCGGGCGCGAAGGCATGGGCCAGGGCGACTTCAAGCTGCTGGCGGCGCTGGGCGCGTGGTTCGGCATCGAAGCCTTGCCCATGCTGCTGCTCAGCGCGTCGCTGGTGGGCGTGCTGATCGGCGGGGCGCTGACCCTGACCGGCCGCGCCAGCCGCGGCCAGCCCTTGCCCTTCGGACCGTATCTGGCGTTGGCGGGCCTGGTCATGCTGCTGCTGGGCGGCGACCAGGGCGTGCTGGGGTTCATGCGGTAGACGTGAACCCCGGCAGATGTGAACCCCGGCAGATGTGAACCGGATGGCCTGCGCGCCGGACTCGGCAAGGCAGCCGCCAGCAACGCAAACTGAGGAAAGGCAGCATGTTCAAGATCGGTCTTACGGGCGGCATCGGATCGGGCAAATCCCGCGTGGCGGACCTGTTGGCGCAGTGGGGCGCGGCCCTGGTCGATACCGACGCGATCGCGCATACGCTCACTGCCGCGGGGGGCGCCGCCATGCCGGCCATCGAACGCGAATTCGGTCCGCAGGCGCTGACGCCCGAGGGCGCGCTCGACCGCGCCTGGATGCGCGCGCAGGCGTTCGCCGACCCGCAGGTGCGGCGGCGCCTGGAGGCCGTGCTGCATCCTGCCATCGGCCGCGAGACCGAGCGCCAGGCCGCCGCCGCGCGCGGATCGTATCTCGTCTTCGTGGTGCCGCTGCTGGTCGAGTCCCTGGACCGTTGGCGCTCGCGCGTGGATCGTATCTGCGTGGTCGATTGCGATCCCGATACGCAGGTGGCCCGGGTGCGTCAGCGCAGCGGGCTGACGGAGCCTGACATCCGGCGTATCATGGCGGCACAGGCTGCGCGGGCACGCCGGCTGGAGGTCGCCGATGACGTCATACTCAACGACGCCACGACAACGCCGGACCAGTTGCGCGCGCGGGCGTTGATCCTGCATGACCGCTGGCTGGCGCTGGCGGCCACGACGGGCCGGTAAGCCAGCGGCTGCCGGCAACCCTGAAAATTCTTGGCCCCGCCGGCCAACCACTGATAGGGCCTGTAAAACAGCGTGATCGTCTACGAATATCCCTTCAATGAGCGCATCCGTGCTTATCTGCGGCTGGAATACCTGTTCGACAGGCTGTTCTTCTTTGCTCGCGAGGGTGACTCACGCCAGCATCAGGTTGCCGTCACGTCACTGTTCGATCTGCTCGATGCGTGCGAACGCACCGACGTGAAGGGATCGGTGCTGCAAGACCTCGAACGCCAGCGACTCGCGCTGGTCGGCCTGCGCGATCATCCCGGCGTGGCGCAGGACGCGCTCGAAAGCATGTTGCGCGATCTGGAAAAGGTGGCCGGCGCGCTGGCCGCGCCCGGCAAGACCGGCCAATCGCTGCGCGAAAACGAATGGCTCACCAGCCTGCGCGGCCGGCTGTCGGTGCCGGGCAGCGCCACGCAGGTGGACATGCCTTCCTACTATGCCTGGCAGAACAAGTCCGAAGCCGCCCGGTGCGCGGATCTGCAGGCCTGGGTGTCGCCCTTCGTGGCGCTCTATGACGGCCTGACGCTGGCGCTGCGCCTGTTGCGCGAGTCCGGGCGCAAGACCGACATCGTCGCCGAGCAGGGCGCCTACCAGCAGATGCTGGGCGGCAAGCAGTTCCAGCTCCTGCGCGTCTGGGTGGATCCCACGCAAGGGGTCTTTCCCGAGATCAGCGCCAATAAGTACATGATCTGGATACGTTTTTCCACCCAGGACGGGGAGTTCAAGCCCCAGCAGGTGGCGCGCGACGTGCCTTTCGCGATGACCCTGTGCAGTTCGTAGGCGCAAGTTACGCACGGTTTCGCTGCCCGGATAGCTGTTGCGGGTAGTTTCAGCCTGAGGGCCCCGGGCGTCGAAACCGGGACGGTCTAGTAGACAATACGGCTTTCCTTCCGAGTGTGCCGGAACCGTTTCCATGTCCGATAGCCGTCCTGTATCCCCATCCGCCCGCTGGAGCCGCCGCCGCATCGTCGGCCTGGTCCTGCTGCTGCTCGTTGTTGCGGCAATCGCCTGGATGGTGCTGCGGCCTTCGGCCAAGCAGGGCGGACCCGGCGGGCGCCCCGGCGGCAGGCCGCCCATGGCGGCCATGGCCAACATGCCCGTCCCGGTTCGTATCGCCACCGCCACCCAGCAGGACATCGACATCTTCCTGCGCTCGCTGGGCACCGTCACCGCCTACAACACCGTCACCGTCAGAAGCCGCGTCAGCGGCGAGCTGGTGGACGTTGCCTTCCAGGAGGGCCAGCAGGTCAAGGCCGGCGACCTGCTGGCGCAGGTCGATCCGCGCGCGTTCCAGGTTGCCCTGGACCAGGCCCGCGGCACGCAGATGCAGAACCTCGCGCAGCTTGAAAACGCCCGGCGCGACCTGCAGCGCTACCAGGCCCTGTACAAGCAGGACTCCATCGCCCGCCAGCAGGTCGACACGCAGGCCGCGCTGGTGCGCCAGTACGAGGGCGCGGTCAAGAGCGACCAGGCCAACGTCGACAACGCCAAGCTGCAGCTCGACTACGCGCGCATCACCGCGCCCATCAGCGGGCGGCTCGGCCTGCGCCAGGTCGACCGCGGCAACCTTGTTTCCAGCTCGGACACCAACGGCCTGGTGGTGATCACCCAGACCCAGCCGATTTCCGTGGTGTTCACGCTGCCTGAAACCCAGTTGCCCGACGTGCGCGCCGAACTGGCGGCCGGCAAGACGCTGACGGTCGATGCCTATGACCGGGCCGACACCCGCCG includes:
- a CDS encoding A24 family peptidase translates to MWQVFDMPLGVFIGLAALAGLFVGNWLTVLTHRLPRMMEREWQAQCLDAMGKPRPADRYGLLSPASHCPACKAPVTGVGRLPVLGWLLLRGRCAACHAAIGWRYPAIELLSCALFAACAVRFGATPIALAAMGLSAALVALAWIDLESTLLPDVLTQPLLWAGLLVNLFGAFTSLQTAVIGAVAGYLFLWVIFHVFRLLTGREGMGQGDFKLLAALGAWFGIEALPMLLLSASLVGVLIGGALTLTGRASRGQPLPFGPYLALAGLVMLLLGGDQGVLGFMR
- a CDS encoding response regulator transcription factor, yielding MLSPHPDLDTVLSSLTARERQIVEYVAAGRANKVIAIDLGISLRTVEAHRARIFAKLDARNAMQLACRLCAHARSGASPVPGAQRAAHHPLPPPDRPALDTRVLHEPVRAYDPCPPAPPGSLAPPGSPAPSGPQRAGAHPPESSPK
- the zapD gene encoding cell division protein ZapD, translated to MIVYEYPFNERIRAYLRLEYLFDRLFFFAREGDSRQHQVAVTSLFDLLDACERTDVKGSVLQDLERQRLALVGLRDHPGVAQDALESMLRDLEKVAGALAAPGKTGQSLRENEWLTSLRGRLSVPGSATQVDMPSYYAWQNKSEAARCADLQAWVSPFVALYDGLTLALRLLRESGRKTDIVAEQGAYQQMLGGKQFQLLRVWVDPTQGVFPEISANKYMIWIRFSTQDGEFKPQQVARDVPFAMTLCSS
- a CDS encoding MdtA/MuxA family multidrug efflux RND transporter periplasmic adaptor subunit encodes the protein MSDSRPVSPSARWSRRRIVGLVLLLLVVAAIAWMVLRPSAKQGGPGGRPGGRPPMAAMANMPVPVRIATATQQDIDIFLRSLGTVTAYNTVTVRSRVSGELVDVAFQEGQQVKAGDLLAQVDPRAFQVALDQARGTQMQNLAQLENARRDLQRYQALYKQDSIARQQVDTQAALVRQYEGAVKSDQANVDNAKLQLDYARITAPISGRLGLRQVDRGNLVSSSDTNGLVVITQTQPISVVFTLPETQLPDVRAELAAGKTLTVDAYDRADTRRIASGILETLDNQIDVATGTLKLKARFDNTDDALFPNQFVNVRLHVLTRKNVTAIPTAAVQQGSAGAFVFLVQPDDTIAVRQVKLGAINSGMVAVNEGLQPGDRVVTEGTDRLRAGAKVEIVGGAQVIPATRDKTLGAGAPAGTTPASK
- a CDS encoding copper resistance protein NlpE N-terminal domain-containing protein, yielding MAARVDIVSRSRKLSVMGLLIAGTVVGVSGCAKQKAEGYYDLPPESTVTDAQYQGSGAGYRSVIRAPSQVQIELKPDARRQQNQNQQAVPAGQTTEDGQAMPEGADSGAGGSGGASAPAAAAPAPAQSGITHSLVPQPQTYMGTLPCFSPAMQCTAQRVTLTLAPNGRWRGRTAYLDNDPKKGPPVSEQGCWDATDERPPRVILMDGQGNVRVEFLVAANNVLRVRSIGGQTPNLNYNLTRQPDLDPIDELASAPAPKCP